From a region of the Constantimarinum furrinae genome:
- a CDS encoding hydroxymethylglutaryl-CoA lyase has protein sequence MQKVKIIECPRDAMQGIKDWIPTESKVQYIQSLLRCGFDTIDFGSFVSPKAIPQMQDTAEVLSKLDLSATESKLLAIVANVRGAEAAVTHPEIQYLGYPFSISENFQMRNTHKTIAQSIEILKEILSLSTKNGKEVVAYLSMGFGNPYGDPWNVDIVADWTEKLSGMGVKILSLSDTVGTSTPEIITYLYSNLIPKYPNIEFGAHLHTTPTSWHEKIDAAFTSGCRRFDGAIQGFGGCPMAKDELTGNMPTEKMLSYFTAAKVDCNISPMPFESAHNEATKIFTKYH, from the coding sequence ATGCAAAAAGTGAAGATCATAGAGTGTCCGCGCGACGCCATGCAAGGCATAAAGGATTGGATTCCAACCGAAAGCAAAGTGCAATATATTCAATCGCTATTGCGCTGTGGTTTCGATACCATCGATTTTGGAAGCTTTGTTTCACCCAAGGCAATTCCTCAAATGCAGGATACGGCAGAGGTGCTCTCAAAACTGGATCTTTCCGCAACCGAAAGCAAATTATTGGCGATCGTAGCGAATGTTCGCGGTGCAGAGGCAGCAGTTACGCATCCTGAGATACAATATCTGGGCTATCCATTTTCAATTTCCGAGAATTTTCAGATGCGCAATACACACAAAACTATTGCACAATCCATTGAGATACTCAAAGAGATCCTTTCCCTTTCCACAAAAAATGGAAAAGAAGTAGTCGCTTACTTATCCATGGGCTTTGGTAATCCATACGGTGATCCATGGAATGTGGATATAGTGGCAGATTGGACCGAAAAACTTTCAGGTATGGGAGTTAAGATACTCTCGCTTAGCGATACGGTCGGCACTTCAACGCCCGAGATCATAACGTATTTGTATTCTAATTTAATTCCGAAGTATCCAAACATCGAATTCGGGGCTCATTTACATACTACACCAACCAGCTGGCATGAAAAGATAGATGCAGCATTTACTTCCGGTTGCCGAAGATTTGACGGAGCCATACAGGGGTTTGGCGGCTGTCCCATGGCAAAAGACGAATTAACCGGAAATATGCCTACCGAAAAAATGCTCAGTTATTTTACTGCTGCGAAAGTTGACTGTAATATAAGTCCCATGCCTTTTGAAAGCGCCCATAACGAAGCCACTAAAATATTTACGAAATATCATTAA
- a CDS encoding LysE family translocator, protein MVENLISFSIATLALAISPGPDNIYVLTQSLVNGTKSGIATTAGLISGCIVHTTFLAFGLSLIITTSEALYLGIKILGALYLMYLAYSVYKSDASVSLLDNAPKKSNLALFKQGVIMNLVNPKVMIFFLAFFPAFLWEDPESTTNNTVIQFYILGITFMIVSFLTFSSIALLAGSISKFILKYKRIGAFLKWLQIVVFLGIAVYILIPENWFS, encoded by the coding sequence ATGGTCGAAAATTTAATTTCTTTCTCGATTGCCACGCTGGCATTGGCTATTTCCCCCGGACCCGATAATATTTACGTACTTACTCAGTCTCTTGTAAACGGAACCAAAAGTGGAATTGCGACTACGGCCGGATTAATTAGTGGATGTATTGTTCATACCACCTTTCTTGCCTTCGGACTCTCATTGATCATTACCACTTCCGAAGCCCTCTATCTGGGAATAAAAATACTGGGTGCCTTGTATTTAATGTACCTCGCTTATAGTGTATACAAGAGCGATGCTTCAGTTTCTCTGTTAGATAACGCACCCAAAAAATCAAATCTGGCACTGTTTAAACAAGGGGTGATCATGAACTTGGTTAATCCGAAAGTGATGATCTTTTTTTTGGCATTTTTTCCCGCTTTTTTATGGGAAGATCCGGAAAGCACCACAAACAATACCGTGATACAGTTTTATATACTGGGAATTACCTTTATGATCGTTTCATTCCTAACTTTTAGCAGTATCGCACTATTAGCCGGAAGTATTTCTAAATTTATTCTGAAGTATAAGAGAATAGGGGCTTTCTTAAAATGGCTCCAGATCGTAGTATTCTTAGGAATAGCAGTTTATATTCTAATTCCCGAAAACTGGTTTTCCTGA
- a CDS encoding quinone-dependent dihydroorotate dehydrogenase — translation MYKAIIRPLFFLFDPESIHHFTFSMIKMLSSLGFGGIFRSIYVKEDPKLERQLFGLTFKNPVGLAAGFDKDAKLYRELSDFGFGFIEIGTLTPKPQSGNPKKRLFRLREDSALINRMGFNNGGVDAAVTRLKKNKGVLVGGNIGKNKVTPNEDAVKDYVICFNSLFDHVDYFVVNVSSPNTPNLRALQDKAPLTQLLKTLKSENAKKDKPKPILLKIAPDLTNEQLLDIIDIVSETKIDGVIATNTTISREGISSEHKEETGGLSGKPLTERSTEVIRFLSENSNRAFPIIGVGGIHTAEDALEKIDAGASLVQLYTGFIYEGPGLVKKINKAILER, via the coding sequence ATGTACAAAGCAATTATCCGACCCTTGTTTTTTCTTTTTGACCCCGAAAGCATTCATCACTTTACTTTTTCAATGATAAAAATGTTGAGCAGTCTGGGTTTTGGTGGAATATTCAGAAGTATTTATGTGAAGGAAGATCCCAAACTGGAGCGACAACTATTCGGACTCACTTTTAAGAATCCGGTGGGTCTGGCGGCTGGATTTGATAAAGATGCCAAATTGTACCGGGAACTTTCCGATTTTGGATTCGGATTTATAGAAATTGGAACTCTTACACCTAAACCACAATCCGGAAATCCGAAGAAAAGATTATTCCGACTTCGGGAAGATTCGGCATTGATCAACAGGATGGGATTTAACAATGGAGGAGTGGATGCGGCTGTGACTCGTCTAAAAAAGAATAAGGGAGTACTGGTTGGAGGAAATATCGGAAAAAATAAGGTGACTCCTAATGAAGATGCCGTGAAAGATTATGTGATCTGTTTTAACAGCTTGTTCGATCATGTAGATTATTTTGTAGTAAATGTAAGTTCTCCAAACACACCCAATTTAAGAGCACTTCAGGATAAAGCACCATTAACACAGTTATTAAAAACCCTAAAATCTGAAAACGCCAAGAAAGATAAACCAAAACCCATACTCTTAAAAATAGCCCCAGATCTAACAAATGAACAGTTGCTGGATATAATCGATATCGTTTCAGAAACGAAAATTGATGGAGTGATCGCTACAAATACCACTATTTCGAGGGAAGGAATTTCTTCAGAACATAAGGAAGAGACGGGAGGATTAAGCGGAAAACCATTAACTGAACGCTCTACCGAAGTGATCCGATTTCTTTCAGAAAACAGTAATAGGGCATTCCCCATTATCGGCGTTGGCGGGATACATACTGCCGAAGATGCGCTTGAAAAAATTGATGCAGGTGCGAGTTTGGTGCAGTTGTATACCGGATTTATTTATGAAGGCCCGGGTCTTGTCAAAAAAATTAATAAGGCAATACTGGAAAGGTAA